Proteins encoded in a region of the Nicotiana tomentosiformis chromosome 9, ASM39032v3, whole genome shotgun sequence genome:
- the LOC138899073 gene encoding uncharacterized protein yields the protein MTAKSSMRESPFSLVYEAEYPIPVEVGEPTLRYFRVDEETNNEALLVKLEMLDECRDLAHIRMVAQKQRMEKYYNLRANLRYFKVGDLVLRKVTQNTRELNAGKRDPTWAQISTVTGKR from the coding sequence ATGACGGCCAAGTCAAGCATGAGAGAGTcacctttctctctcgtataTGAAGCAGAATATccgatcccggtggaagtaggagaaccgacCTTGCGATACTTTCGGGTGGATGAAGAAACAAACAACGAAGCATTGCTAGTCAAATTGGAGATGCTTGACGAATGTAGGGACTTAGCGCACATAAGGATGGTGGCCCAGAAACAAAGAATGGAAAAGTACTATAATCTAAGAGCCAATCTCCgctatttcaaagtgggagacttggttttaagaaaAGTGACTCAAAACACCAGGGAGCTCAACGCAGGAAAGCGGGATCCGACATGGGCTCAGATTTCAACTGTCACCGGGAAAAGGTAA